The genome window TACATGGAGGACCACACGAACACTTGCCGGCTGGTGGTCACGGCAGCGTTCGCGCACGGCATGCCTAATTTCAAGACTACCCCGGCGCGCAAACCTTTCGATCACGACGTCACGATTTATCACGCCATGCCGCACGGTTTGCGGGATGGCTTGCGGCAGCGAATCCTCCCGGACGCTTTCGTGAACACGACGCCCGTCCATGAAACCAAATTGCAGGCGCTGGCCGCGCACGAAAGCCAGCAAGACTGGCTCGACGTCAGCCAGGGCATGAATTCGTATTTGCGCGCCATGGACGAGATGTCGCGGGGCGTGGGCCGGATGTCGCGGAAGTTCAAACACGCTGAAGGCTGGCGGCGTCATTTGCATTTAGGTTTCAGCGCAAAGGAAATCGATCCGCTACGCGAGGCTTTGAGACGCTATCACTTGGTGAATACC of Verrucomicrobiota bacterium contains these proteins:
- a CDS encoding LmbE family protein, which translates into the protein MAGTLLLLKQAGWEIHYMNVSRGNCGSVKLNASQTRRARLREARHAAKILGAHWHPPICDDLEILYDVPTLRRLAAVIREARPSIVLTHSPQDYMEDHTNTCRLVVTAAFAHGMPNFKTTPARKPFDHDVTIYHAMPHGLRDGLRQRILPDAFVNTTPVHETKLQALAAHESQQDWLDVSQGMNSYLRAMDEMSRGVGRMSRKFKHAEGWRRHLHLGFSAKEIDPLREALRRYHLVNTTPES